The following proteins come from a genomic window of Nitrospira sp.:
- a CDS encoding Efflux transport system, outer membrane factor (OMF) lipoprotein — MRPFSTCRRLSMLAFSAVLTACAIGPDYQRPQTDVDDRFRMAEGRSDLPSLANLPWWELLRDEQLQQLIRTALEHNWDLQRAVATIDEYRARALVAQTDFVPQIAVAGNAPAARNAKFLVPAFATPFNYYMLGNLAWEMDVWGRIRRSTEAARADLLSKEENRRGVTIQLVSGVAEAYFNLLQFDLQLDIAERTLRSWEESVRIAEARLRQGMTSKLDADQFEAERANAAARTAELQRQMVQAENQLSILLGRRPFAVARGRSLDEQILAPDVPPGLPSELLQRRPDVLVAERQLAAVTARIGAAKAERFPKFTLTGLAGLAHPTLSSILTDSSSFGIFGAGLAAPLLNAQVLGFQQEAVEAQSKEAFAQYQQTVLTAFREVEDSLIAVRTVRIQSQSQQQQVTALQSALKLAELRYKGGLSNYLDVLVARRNLFEAELALTGTRRLLLASIVQLYRALGGGWSPDVQPAKDSSKDRDHGEARAHSISHP, encoded by the coding sequence ATGCGACCCTTCTCGACCTGTCGTCGCCTGTCTATGCTGGCATTCAGCGCTGTCTTGACCGCGTGCGCCATCGGCCCGGACTACCAGCGGCCACAGACCGATGTGGATGATCGGTTTCGTATGGCGGAGGGTCGATCGGACCTGCCCTCATTGGCGAATTTGCCATGGTGGGAGCTTCTGCGCGATGAGCAACTGCAGCAACTCATTCGAACGGCTCTGGAGCACAATTGGGATCTCCAACGCGCCGTCGCGACCATCGATGAATATAGGGCGAGGGCCCTGGTCGCCCAAACCGATTTTGTGCCGCAAATCGCGGTTGCGGGGAACGCGCCGGCCGCCCGAAACGCGAAGTTCCTCGTTCCCGCTTTTGCCACTCCGTTTAATTATTACATGTTGGGCAATCTGGCGTGGGAGATGGACGTGTGGGGCCGTATCAGACGATCCACCGAGGCGGCTCGCGCCGATTTGTTGTCCAAAGAAGAGAACCGACGCGGCGTGACGATTCAGTTGGTCAGCGGAGTCGCCGAAGCCTACTTCAATCTTCTCCAGTTTGATCTCCAGCTCGACATCGCGGAGCGAACCTTGCGATCATGGGAAGAGTCGGTGCGGATTGCGGAGGCACGCTTGCGCCAAGGGATGACCTCGAAACTGGACGCGGATCAGTTTGAAGCGGAACGAGCCAATGCGGCCGCCCGCACGGCGGAACTTCAACGGCAAATGGTTCAAGCCGAAAACCAGTTGAGCATCTTGCTCGGCCGGCGACCGTTTGCCGTCGCCCGTGGTCGTTCATTGGATGAGCAAATCCTCGCTCCGGATGTTCCCCCGGGCTTGCCGTCGGAGCTGTTGCAACGCCGACCCGATGTGTTGGTGGCCGAACGACAATTGGCTGCCGTCACCGCCCGTATCGGGGCCGCCAAGGCCGAGCGATTTCCCAAATTCACGTTGACCGGATTGGCGGGCTTGGCTCATCCCACATTGTCCTCGATCCTCACGGATTCGTCCTCCTTCGGTATATTCGGCGCCGGTTTGGCCGCCCCTCTGTTGAACGCTCAAGTGCTGGGCTTCCAACAAGAAGCGGTGGAAGCACAAAGCAAAGAGGCCTTTGCTCAATACCAACAGACGGTGCTGACGGCCTTTCGTGAAGTCGAGGATTCGCTGATCGCCGTTCGGACGGTTCGCATCCAAAGCCAATCACAGCAGCAACAAGTCACGGCGTTGCAGTCGGCGTTGAAACTTGCCGAACTTCGCTACAAAGGAGGGTTGTCCAACTATCTGGATGTCCTCGTTGCCCGAAGAAATCTGTTCGAGGCGGAGTTGGCCTTGACCGGTACGCGACGATTGCTTCTCGCCTCGATTGTGCAACTGTACAGAGCGCTCGGCGGCGGATGGTCTCCTGACGTCCAACCGGCCAAGGATTCAAGCAAGGATCGTGACCATGGAGAAGCCCGCGCACACTCAATTTCCCATCCATGA